The Dehalococcoidales bacterium nucleotide sequence GGCTGACCACCCACTACAACCCCATCAAGGTCGAGGGGGGTGTGGGCTATGCGTTCTGGAACGAGTGCTCAAGCGTCATCGAGCACTGCCCGTTCTGCGGAGCGGACCTCCCGAACGAGGTCGATAATCCCCCGCCTAAGAAAGAGTAAAAGATAAGACCTCTCTGCCCCATCCCCCATTCAGTGAGCTGGATGACCACCGAGATGATGTCCAGTGATGAGAGCATGGTCCATGCTCTGGAGAGGTGGTTGAATGACAGTGACCTCGACTGGTCCCCATATGGGTCGAGGGTCGACCCCTACATGGGCGAGACCGACGAGGCGGTAAGAGGGTGGATGTGGTGTCGCATACGTCGATTTGTAATCCGCAGGG carries:
- a CDS encoding HNH endonuclease, with the protein product MTTEMMSSDESMVHALERWLNDSDLDWSPYGSRVDPYMGETDEAVRGWMWCRIRRFVIRRDMGICQLCGFPIQAGEEQVHHIVFRCHGGSDHPMNLMSLDRSCHEALHRNKVEIYEVL